In the genome of Sphaeramia orbicularis chromosome 13, fSphaOr1.1, whole genome shotgun sequence, one region contains:
- the LOC115431006 gene encoding E3 ubiquitin/ISG15 ligase TRIM25-like isoform X1 — protein MASAWSEEEAFICSVCLETLKDPATLPCGHSYCLACIQRHWDKGISKGQYSCPQCRVVFNPRPSLSKSTVLVEAMEKLRTNSFKQSSSAVASSAPPSIPLYLEVLPDVGTRPGSVYPQLPTLAPRLCPQHNQPLDLFCHEDKDCVCAVCCQHEHKGHHVLKAEEERRERQRELVQMQEEVQGRLQQTERKLKELPHSARQHKALVQALQQENTDLFSELVKTVNVTGSHVGELLNSHEAALGSQMEGKIQRLEQEVAQLHWRSEELGRLVNMQDHICFLKNFFTMDPLGQTDATGESILSHEEGVVASIRSVIKELQDSVQELCKTSLTKITTLVNDRSSASTTSDETPATTDSNGPTDRQSTVYEMVTNPPPLPLRLPQENHASVKPPAVPPPCPPASAPPPPLPPPHAQASPGTTVGPVNPEPKTREELLKFRFEPTMDPNTVYRHLQLSDKGYKAKLRAENLNPPDHPERFHFWRQVLCREPLAGSPYYWEVEWTGQKITIGVAYKEMERKTSDDKSRLGHNPLSWSLYWSGTGFSFWHNGQEKLLGSPKATRVGVYLDQHAGILSFYRITNDRADLIYRHHTEFTGPLYPGFRFWAGSGATVTICQLD, from the exons ATGGCTTCAGCCTGGTCAGAAGAGGAGGCCTTCATCTGCTCAGTATGCCTGGAAACCCTAAAGGACCCGGCCACTCTGCCTTGTGGACACTCATACTGCTTGGCTTGTATCCAGAGGCACTGGGACAAGGGAATCAGCAAGGGCCAGTACAGCTGCCCCCAGTGTAGGGTGGTCTTTAACCCACGGCCTTCGCTGAGTAAGAGCACTGTCCTTGTGGAAGCCATGGAGAAGCTAAGAACCAACAGCTTCAAGCAAAGCTCCTCAGCAGTGGCCTCCAGTGCTCCACCATCCATTCCTTTGTACCTGGAGGTGCTGCCTGATGTTGGAACACGACCGGGCAGTGTGTACCCACAGCTGCCCACTTTGGCCCCCAGGCTCTGCCCTCAACACAACCAACCCCTAGACCTGTTTTGCCATGAAGACAAAgactgtgtgtgtgcagtgtgttgcCAACATGAACACAAGGGACATCATGTGCTAAAAGCAGAGGAAGAAAGGCGAGAGAGACAG agAGAACTTGTCCAAATGCAGGAAGAAGTACAAGGAAGACTTCAGCAGACTGAACGGAAACTTAAGGAGCTCCCTCATTCTGCTCGTCAACACAAG GCTTTGGTCCAAGCTTTGCAGCAAGAAAACACAGATTTATTCTCTGAGTTAGTCAAGACTGTTAACGTCACAGGAAGCCATGTTGGTGAGCTTCTCAACAGCCATGAAGCTGCTTTAGGAAGCCAGATGGAAGGAAAAATCCAAAGACTAGAACAGGAGGTGGCACAGCTTCACTGGAGGAGTGAAGAGTTGGGCAGATTGGTGAACATGCAGGATCATATCTGCTTTTTGAAG AACTTTTTCACCATGGATCCACTGGGTCAGACTGATGCCACAGGAGAATCGATACTCAGTCACGAAGAAGGAGTGGTCGCATCCATCCGTTCAGTCATCAAAGAACTACAAGATTCAGTACAGGAGCTCTGCAAAACCAGCCTGACCAAGATCACCACATTAG TCAATGATAGGTCCTCAGCTTCAACTACAAGTGATGAAACACCAGCAACAACTGATTCCAACGGTCCGACTGACAGACAAAGCACAG TGTATGAAATGGTAACAAATCCCCCTCCTTTGCCATTAAGACTGCCTCAAG AGAATCATGCTTCGGTCAAACCTCCAGCTGTACCTCCACCATGTCCCCCAG CTTCGGCTCCTCCACCACCGTTGCCTCCTCCGCATGCTCAAG cATCTCCAGGAACAACAGTGGGACCTGTGAATCCAGAACCCAAGACCAGAGAAGAATTGCTTAAAT TTCGCTTTGAACCCACCATGGACCCCAACACTGTGTATCGCCACCTGCAGTTGTCAGACAAAGGATATAAAGCCAAGCTGCGGGCTGAGAACCTGAATCCTCCAGATCATCCTGAACGCTTCCACTTCTGGAGACAGGTTCTCTGCAGAGAGCCCTTGGCAGGCAGCCCTTACTACTGGGAGGTGGAATGGACTGGCCAGAAG ATCACCATCGGCGTGGCCTATAAGGAAATGGAGAGGAAGACTTCTGATGACAAAAGCCGTTTAGGCCACAATCCCCTGTCCTGGAGCTTGTACTGGTCTGGGACTGGATTCTCTTTCTGGCACAATGGCCAAGAAAAACTGCTCGGTTCACCCAAAGCCACACGGGTCGGGGTCTATCTGGACCAGCATGCAGGGATTCTGAGCTTTTACCGCATTACAAACGACCGAGCTGACCTCATCTATCGACATCATACAGAGTTCACGGGACCACTATACCCAGGGTTCAGGTTCTGGGCAGGATCCGGGGCTACAGTCACCATTTGCCAGTTGGATTAA
- the LOC115431849 gene encoding complement C1q-like protein 4: METFFNETFKYLEENLMRTRTILNNVRSSRSAFSVALTNANTLTCTGPFRDDTFVRYSHVFINLGNGYDVSTGFFTAPRSGVYSLALTVYSDAGAPASSLAACVNLQVNNVVVAGPQERNQQDQEDSASIVIVVHLQAGDIVTVHLPIGCFLCDDKSHYNTFSGYLLYGTE, from the exons ATGGAGACGTTTTTTAATGAAACCTTTAAGTACCTGGAGGAGAACCTGATGAGAACAAGGACTATCCTCAACAATGTCAGAT CCAGCCGCAGTGCCTTCTCTGTCGCTCTGACCAACGCGAACACTTTAACGTGCACTGGTCCATTCCGTGATGACACGTTCGTCAGATATTCGCATGTCTTCATCAACTTGGGAAACGGCTATGATGTCAGCACTGGTTTTTTCACTGCTCCTCGCTCTGGTGTCTACAGCTTGGCACTCACTGTCTACAGTGATGCTGGAGCTCCTGCAAGCTCACTGGCTGCCTGCGTCAATCTGCAGGTTAACAATGTAGTGGTGGCAGGACCTCAAGAAAGAAATCAGCAAGACCAAGAAGACAGTGCCTCTATTGTTATTGTCGTTCACCTGCAAGCTGGGGACATTGTGACTGTCCACCTGCCCATTGGGTGTTTCCTCTGTGATGACAAAAGCCACTACAACACCTTCTCTGGCTACTTGCTGTATGGTACTGAATAA
- the LOC115431006 gene encoding E3 ubiquitin/ISG15 ligase TRIM25-like isoform X2 has translation MASAWSEEEAFICSVCLETLKDPATLPCGHSYCLACIQRHWDKGISKGQYSCPQCRVVFNPRPSLSKSTVLVEAMEKLRTNSFKQSSSAVASSAPPSIPLYLEVLPDVGTRPGSVYPQLPTLAPRLCPQHNQPLDLFCHEDKDCVCAVCCQHEHKGHHVLKAEEERRERQRELVQMQEEVQGRLQQTERKLKELPHSARQHKALVQALQQENTDLFSELVKTVNVTGSHVGELLNSHEAALGSQMEGKIQRLEQEVAQLHWRSEELGRLVNMQDHICFLKNFFTMDPLGQTDATGESILSHEEGVVASIRSVIKELQDSVQELCKTSLTKITTLVNDRSSASTTSDETPATTDSNGPTDRQSTVYEMVTNPPPLPLRLPQASAPPPPLPPPHAQASPGTTVGPVNPEPKTREELLKFRFEPTMDPNTVYRHLQLSDKGYKAKLRAENLNPPDHPERFHFWRQVLCREPLAGSPYYWEVEWTGQKITIGVAYKEMERKTSDDKSRLGHNPLSWSLYWSGTGFSFWHNGQEKLLGSPKATRVGVYLDQHAGILSFYRITNDRADLIYRHHTEFTGPLYPGFRFWAGSGATVTICQLD, from the exons ATGGCTTCAGCCTGGTCAGAAGAGGAGGCCTTCATCTGCTCAGTATGCCTGGAAACCCTAAAGGACCCGGCCACTCTGCCTTGTGGACACTCATACTGCTTGGCTTGTATCCAGAGGCACTGGGACAAGGGAATCAGCAAGGGCCAGTACAGCTGCCCCCAGTGTAGGGTGGTCTTTAACCCACGGCCTTCGCTGAGTAAGAGCACTGTCCTTGTGGAAGCCATGGAGAAGCTAAGAACCAACAGCTTCAAGCAAAGCTCCTCAGCAGTGGCCTCCAGTGCTCCACCATCCATTCCTTTGTACCTGGAGGTGCTGCCTGATGTTGGAACACGACCGGGCAGTGTGTACCCACAGCTGCCCACTTTGGCCCCCAGGCTCTGCCCTCAACACAACCAACCCCTAGACCTGTTTTGCCATGAAGACAAAgactgtgtgtgtgcagtgtgttgcCAACATGAACACAAGGGACATCATGTGCTAAAAGCAGAGGAAGAAAGGCGAGAGAGACAG agAGAACTTGTCCAAATGCAGGAAGAAGTACAAGGAAGACTTCAGCAGACTGAACGGAAACTTAAGGAGCTCCCTCATTCTGCTCGTCAACACAAG GCTTTGGTCCAAGCTTTGCAGCAAGAAAACACAGATTTATTCTCTGAGTTAGTCAAGACTGTTAACGTCACAGGAAGCCATGTTGGTGAGCTTCTCAACAGCCATGAAGCTGCTTTAGGAAGCCAGATGGAAGGAAAAATCCAAAGACTAGAACAGGAGGTGGCACAGCTTCACTGGAGGAGTGAAGAGTTGGGCAGATTGGTGAACATGCAGGATCATATCTGCTTTTTGAAG AACTTTTTCACCATGGATCCACTGGGTCAGACTGATGCCACAGGAGAATCGATACTCAGTCACGAAGAAGGAGTGGTCGCATCCATCCGTTCAGTCATCAAAGAACTACAAGATTCAGTACAGGAGCTCTGCAAAACCAGCCTGACCAAGATCACCACATTAG TCAATGATAGGTCCTCAGCTTCAACTACAAGTGATGAAACACCAGCAACAACTGATTCCAACGGTCCGACTGACAGACAAAGCACAG TGTATGAAATGGTAACAAATCCCCCTCCTTTGCCATTAAGACTGCCTCAAG CTTCGGCTCCTCCACCACCGTTGCCTCCTCCGCATGCTCAAG cATCTCCAGGAACAACAGTGGGACCTGTGAATCCAGAACCCAAGACCAGAGAAGAATTGCTTAAAT TTCGCTTTGAACCCACCATGGACCCCAACACTGTGTATCGCCACCTGCAGTTGTCAGACAAAGGATATAAAGCCAAGCTGCGGGCTGAGAACCTGAATCCTCCAGATCATCCTGAACGCTTCCACTTCTGGAGACAGGTTCTCTGCAGAGAGCCCTTGGCAGGCAGCCCTTACTACTGGGAGGTGGAATGGACTGGCCAGAAG ATCACCATCGGCGTGGCCTATAAGGAAATGGAGAGGAAGACTTCTGATGACAAAAGCCGTTTAGGCCACAATCCCCTGTCCTGGAGCTTGTACTGGTCTGGGACTGGATTCTCTTTCTGGCACAATGGCCAAGAAAAACTGCTCGGTTCACCCAAAGCCACACGGGTCGGGGTCTATCTGGACCAGCATGCAGGGATTCTGAGCTTTTACCGCATTACAAACGACCGAGCTGACCTCATCTATCGACATCATACAGAGTTCACGGGACCACTATACCCAGGGTTCAGGTTCTGGGCAGGATCCGGGGCTACAGTCACCATTTGCCAGTTGGATTAA